The genomic DNA GCGATTTTCAGGTGGAATTCGTTGGCGAAATAATCGTAGCGCTCCTTATTTTTGTAATTTTGAAGCATCTGATAATAGCACTCCTCGAGATCGCGGATCTCCTCCTCGGTGGCGCGTTCGGCGAAGAGTTCGGTACAGTAGGAATCCATAATGTGTCGGAATTCCATCAGTTCCAGCATGTCCTCGGTCTTCATGAGAAAACAACGGATCCCTTCAAGCGAGACGTTGTCCGGATCTTCGACATAGGTGCCGGACCCCTTGACTTTTTTGAGGACGGAAATCGCGGAAAGGCTTGCAATTGCATCCCGGACGGCGATCCGGCTCACATCCAGATGGGCGCAGAACTCGCTTTCCGACCAGATTTTGTCCCCTGGCTTCCAAACGCCGGACTGGATATTGTTGATGATGTAATCGCTGACTTCCTGGCTCGCGTTGTTATTGTAAGACATACCGATACTCCTTTGCTTGCTGGATAAGCTTGGGCTGATTTGCAGTCCACATCAACCCAAGCTTATCATATCATAAATCTTGCCGCGCGTACAGAGTGCATCGAAATAATAATACAACTTTATTATAAAAGAAATATTACAGGCTGGCAATTGAAAGTTTGTACAGGAGATGGGCTGGGGTTTTGTGAAAACCCCATAAAATATGACATGTACACATGCGCAAGACCGCGATATACATAAATTTACCCTAAAAATCTTATAGGATGTGACAAAATAAGCGAAATTCGGTTGACTACAAAACAAAGTTATAATATTATTTACTTGAATAAGCGAGATGTAAAAACGTCAGCTTATATGATTAATTCCAAGAAGTAGATTAGGAGGATCATTATGAAAAAGAGAACCCTCGCAATCATCTGTACACTGGCCATGATGGTATCCCTCGCAGCCTGCGGAGGCAGCAGCGCGCCCGCTTCATCCGCCGCGCCGGCGGCGTCCACCGCTCCCGCGGCGAGCGCTCCCGCTGAGAGCGAAGCCCCGGCTGATGACGGCGAAACCTACACCCTGCTGTTCGGTCACACCCTCACCGAGCAGGACCCGTTCCACGGCGCGTACCTGAAATGGGCGGAAGCCGTCAGCGAGAAGACCAACGGCAAACTGGTCATCGATGTCTATCCAAACAGCCAGCTGGGTGTTGAGGAAGATGTCCTTGAGCAGATGAAACAGGGCACCAACGTTGGCTGGCAGACCGACGCCGCGCGTCTGGGTAACTATGTCAATGAATTCTCTGTCCTGCTTGCCCCGTATTTCCTCGAGAGCCTCGACGAAGTCAAGCAGCTGGTCGAAGGTTCCCCGACAATCGACGGCTGGGAGCAGAAACTGGAAGCCGACCACAACATCAAGGTTATCTCCTTCGCTTATGTCCAGGGCTACCGCAACATCTTCTCGAACAAGAAAGGCACCAGCCCTGCCGAACTCAAAGGCATGCAGATCCGCACCGCGGGCGCTCCGATCTGGGTCTCCGGCGTCAACTCCCTCGGATGCACCGCTGTTTCCCTTGCTTACGGTGAAATGTATAACGGCATCCAGACCAAGGTTGTCGACGGATGCGAGCTGCCGTACATCGCCGCGAACAACCTGAAAATTCAGGAAGTTGCGAAGTACATCCTTGAAACCCAGCACTTCTTCCAGAACAACTTCATGGTCTGCTCCGCTGAGTGGTTCGACGCTCTGCCGGAAGAGTACCAGAAGATCCTGACCGAGGAGTGCGACAAAGCGGGCCTCGAAGTTTCCGAACAGATGGCGAAAGACACCGACGCCGCAAAACAGGCCATGATCGACGCCGGCATGGAATATGTCCCGTATGAAGAGATGGACATCGCCGCGTTCAAAGAAGCCAGCAAGAAAGCCTACGAGGAACTGAACCTTATGGAAGCACGCGATGCGATCTTCGCGGAGCTTGGCCGCACAGCTTAAATGAACAATCGCTATCGCGCGAAAGAAAAGGGCGGAGAATATGAAGAAGTTTTACGAAGGTTTCTGTAAGGTGGAACTGGTTGTGGCGATTTTCGGCCTGGTGACCAGTGTTGCCGTCATCTTTATCTCGGCAATGTTGCGCACTCTTGGAAATCCGATCAACTGGGGAACCGACATTGCGCTGCTCCTGTTCACCTGGAGTACTTTCCTTGGCGCTGACATCGCTTTCCGGGCAGGAAAGCTGGTCAACGTGGATATCCTCTTCAACCGGATGGGCGGAAAGCCGCAAAAGGCATTGAAACTAGTCATTTACCTGATCTGCCTTGTATTTCTGATCGCGATGGTTTATCTGGGTGCAATCCAATCAGTAAAAACCTGGTATCGCGCATTCCAGGGAATTCCTTTCCTCAGCTACACTTGGGTTACCCTGAGCGTGCCGGTGTGTTGTGCGTCCATGGTGGTCACCACATTGATCAAAATGTATCACACGGTGAAAGACGAGGACGAACGCACAGTCTTTTGACATTTTTGAGTTGAAATGTTGCGGCAGGCCGGTCCCAACCGGCCTGCCGCAAGAAATGAAGAGGAGGAATTTGCTTGGTAGTAGTAGTGATTACCTTTATCATACTGCTTGCAATTGGAACACCCGTTGGATTTTCCATTGCGATCTCTGGAACGACTTTTTTCCTGCAGCATCCCGAATTCCCAATTACCACAATCGTTCAGCTGCCGATCTCCCAAACACAGAACATCACCCTGCTTGCGGTGCCGCTGTTTGTTTTCGCCGGCAGCCTGATGAACTCTTCCGGTATCACCGACCGGCTGATCAAGCTTTCCATGCTGCTGTGCGGACACATGCGCGGCGGTATGGCGCAGGTGAGCGTTGTGCTTTCCACTCTGATGGGCGGCGTTTCCGGCTCCTCGAACGCGGACGCGGCGATGGAATCCCGTATCCTGGGCCCTGAAATGAAACGCCAGGGTTACCCGGTGGGCTACACCGGGGCTGTCATCGGCTACACTTCATTGATCACCTCGACCATCCCGCCGGGAGTTGGTATGATCCTGTACGGCACGGTGGGTGAGGTTTCGATCGGACGGCTGTTCGCCGCAGGACTGGCGGCGGGCGTCCTCATGATGGTCATTCTGATGACCACCGTTTCGATCACTTCGCATATCCGCGGATTCAAACCCGCGCGTGAAAAGCGCGCGAGCTTCAAAGAGATCCTCTACTCCCTGGGCGACACCATCTGGGCGCTGATCTTCCCGATCCTGCTGCTGGTTGGTATCCGCATGGGACTGTTTACCCCGTCCGAAGTCGGCGCGTGCGCCTGTGTCTACGCGCTGGTGGTTGGATTCTTCATCTACAAAGAATTGACAATTCCAAAGCTGATTGCAACACTGAAAGAAGCGATTGTGGACGTCGGTGCGATCATGTTCATGATTTCGATGTCCGGTATCTTCGGTTACGGTATCCCGATCGACAAGATCCCGCAGAAGATCACCAACTTCATCACCGGGATCACTTCCGAGCCGATGGTCGTTATGGCGATCGTTGTTGTGTTCCTGCTTTTGTTCGGTATGTTCATGGAGGGCTCGGTCGTCATCCTGCTGCTCACTCCCATTCTGCTGCCGCTTATTAAGAACTTCGGATTTGACCCGATCTTTTTCGGTATCATTATGTCGGTTGTCGTCACCACCGGTATCCTGACCCCTCCGGTCGGCGTTGCGATGTACACGATATGCGGTGTGCTCGACTGTAAGATGCCGGAGTTCCTGAAGGAGAGTATTCCGTTTTTGGTCGCGGTGCTGATAGAGGTGGTCGTCCTGACGATATTCCCGGACATCATCCTGTGGGCGCCGAAACTGATGTACGGAACGTAACCCATTTGCCTTCACTTTTACGATAGGAGGATTACCGCTATGAAATATATTCCGCTTGGGAAAACCGGCATCGAGATTTCGGTGCTGGGCATGGGCGGGCATGAATACCTGCCAACCGGGAAATCCCGCGGCTTCAACGAGGATTTTTCGAAGAGCACCACACCTGGCGTGATCTTTGACGGTTTCGGCAACGAGAACCGGCTCAAAGTGCTCAAAGAGTCCTACGATCTTGGGATCAACTTTTACGACGTGACCCAGGATTCCGAGAAGGAAGCGCTCGGGCGCAACCTGAAGCAGATGCCCCCGCCGCGTGAAATTTACATCCAGACCCGCCCGGAGGGGATGGTTTACACCTATGACGAGAATAACGTCAAGATGGGCAACCTCGAGCTGCTGCGCGCCGAAGCGCAGCGCATCCTGAAGCTGTTGCAGCGGGACACCATTGACTTTTTCAACATCGCGCCGATGAAGTGCGCGTTTGACAACGATCCGGAATACCTCGAAAAACTCGGCCGCAACATCGCTGCCCTCAAGCAGGAAGGCCTCATCCGCTTTGCGTGTGCGGATACCTTCTCCGGTGAGGAAACCTATCTCAAAATGATCGAATCCGGTTATTTTGACGTGGTCTACATCAACTACAATTTTGCCGATTACCAGGCGAACCGCAAGGTCCTCAAAGCTGCAAAAGAGCAGGGGATGGGAGTTGTCGACCGCGAGGCCTATATGAAGGGCCAGCTGTTCCATATGGCCAAGGAAGCGGGAATCACTGAGACCGGCGCGCTGGCTGACGCCGCGCTGCGGTGGTGCCTGGCCCAGGATGGGATTGACATGGTTGTTTACGGCACGGGCAAGCCGCACCATCTGCGCAGCGCCGCGGAAGCGTTTGACAAGCCGTTCACCGAAGCGGATCAGAAACTGATCGGCCAGATCAAAACCACCAAACTTTATCAGGAATACGAATCGGCCAAGACCGCAGAGTTCCTGCAGAAGTGACCGGAAGAACGGAGCGTAATTATGGAAGAACTGTATCACAATGAAGTCAAGCGGAAACTGAAGGAAAAGGGCAAGGTTTCCGCGGCGTGGCTTCATATGGCAAGCAATGTCTCGGCTGAAATCATGGCAAACGCAGGGTTTGACGTTCTGGTGATCGATGTGGAGCATTCTCCTGTCGATTACCAGACGGTCCTCAGCATGTGCCAGGCGATCAAAGCCACGGGCGCCGCGCCGTTCGCGCGCGCGCCGTGGAACGATCTGATCTCCCTCAAGCGGATTATGGACTGCGGCGTCATGGGCGTTTCGGTCCCGTATGTCAACACCAAGGAAGAAGCGGTCGAAGCGGTTTCCCGCTGCAAGTATCCGCCGTTCGGCGTCCGCGGCATTGCGGGCAGCCCGCGCGCGGCCGGTTACGGAATGAACCGCGGACAATACCTGAGCCGCGCAAACGACGAGAACCTCGTGATGGTCGCGATCGAAACCCCGACCGGGATCGACAACCTCCCCGGCATCATGGAGGTGGAGGAGCTTGACGGCATCTTCATCGGCCCGATGGATCTCTCGACCTCGATGGGCAAGATGGGCCAGATAAACGATCCGGAGGTTCAAGCGGCCATCAAGCGGATTGAGGACATCGTCATCCCGTCGAAGAAATTCCTGGCCACTGTGGCCAACGACTTTGATGGGGCCAAGAAGCTTTATGACAAAGGCTACAACCTCATCATCATGATGTCGGATGTGGTGGATCTGTCGAAGCTGGCTAAAAAACGCGCGGATGAATTCCGGGCATGCTACGGGAAGTAAGGAGGAACGGATATGGCAATCAATGCACCCTCCCTGGCCAACTGCGACCTGCTTCATATGGGGGACCAGGTTGACCAGCTGATTGAAGGCGGCGTGGATTTTGTGCATATCGACCTTGCGGACGGGAATTATGTACCGAACATCCTGTTCCCGCTTTCCATTGTCAAAACCATCCATCAAAAATATCCCCAGCTCACGCTGGACGTCCACCTGATGGTGACCGACCCGTTCCAGTATGTCGAACGGATGGCGGCTGACGGCGCGGATTACCTGAGCTTCCATCTGGACAGCACCAATTTTTCCCGGCGGCTGTTAAAACGCATCCGCGACAATGGCATGAAGGCGGGCGTCATCATCAATCCTTCGCAGCCGATTTCACTTTTGGAGCCGCTGGTGCGCTTTTGCGATATGGTGGTTCTGATGTCGGTCGAACCGGGCTATGCCGGCCAGGTGTTCATGCCGGACGCCATCGGCAGGCTCGAAGAGCTGTGCGAGCTGCGCAGAAGCACCGGGACCGATTTTCTCATCTCGGTGGACGGCGCGATCGATTACCCCAATTCAGTACGGAGCGTCGAAATCGGCGCGGATATTCTGATTACAGGCGTTTATACGGTATTCAACCAGCCGGACGGCCTCGCGGTCGCCTGCAGGCGGTTCCAGAAGGAAATGGATCAGCACGCAATCAGATAGGAGGCATTCTGTCATGAAATTGCTTTCGTTGCCTCAGGACGAGGCGTTTATCAAAGACGTCATCTCTAAAATTGACTATTCCAACGCATTGATTCCAAATTGCACCCAGGAACTGCTCGAAAAAACCTGCGACGAAGCACTGCTTTATGGCTTTGCGGCAGTGGCGGTGTTCCCGGTCATGGGCGCGTATGTAGCCGAGCGGCTGAAGGGCTCCAAAGTTCATGCGCAGGTGGCGGTCGGTTTCCCGATGGGCAACCACATGACCGCGACCAAGCTGAAGGAGGCCGAGCTCGCGCTCGAATCGGGCGTCAATGAGATTGATATGGTGATGAACCTGCACAAGTTCTTCAGCGAGGACTATGCGTTCGTCGGGAATGAAGTGCGCCAGATGGCGGATTTGGCCGCCGGTTACGGTGTGGAAATCAAGCTGATCATCGAGACTGGCTATCTCACCGATGAGCAGAAGCTGACCGCAGGGCAGATTGCGGTCGATAACGGCGCAAAATTCATCAAGACCTGCACCGGTTTTGGCCCGGGGCGCGCCACGGTGCATGATATCGGACTCCTGCTGAATGCGTTCGGCGACAAGGTCAAAATCAAAGCGAGCGGCGGCATCGCCTCGCTCGACGATGCGGCAGGCTTTGTCGCGATGGGCGCAAGCCGAAGCGCGGGCCGCCACAATATCATCGACCAGCTCGAAAAGATGGGTTATAAGCCCTGAACATCTGCTGGGAAGGAGACCTCCATGGGCAAAAAAGACATGTTGGTCGTGAGCGCTCACGCGGCGGACTACTGTACCCGCGCGGGCGGCACGATCGCACGCTACATCCGGGACGGATGGAACGTCCACATCATTGCGCTCACTTATGGTTCGCGCGGGGAATCGGGCGACTACTGGCGCAACACCACCGGCGGTACGGTGGAGGAATGCTCTAAAATCCGTCACGAGGAATCTCAGGCGGCCGCGGATTTTCTGGGTGCCACAATCGAATTTTACGCTTATAACGATTATCCGCTGACCATGGATGAGGAACGCATCCGGCTGCTCACCAAGCGGATTCTGGAAATCCGGCCGGAACTGATCCTTACCCACTGGATCAGCGACCCGCTCAATCTGGATCATGAGATCACGGGAAAAGCGGTGGTACGCGCGCTCAGCAGCGCCGCGCAGATCGGGGCGTTCCCGGATACGCCGGCGCATTATTTCCCCAATGTCTATTTCTTTGAAAGCACCGTCCCGCATTCGGAGTTTAATGAGTTCCGTGCCGATACCTACATTGAGATCGACGACGTCTATGAAATCAAGATGCAGGCGGTCGCAAAGTTTGCCTGTCAGCCGCACCTGGGCGGATATTACACCCATTTTGCCACCCACAGAGGCTTTCAGGCCAAGGATTGGGCCAAACGTGGGATTCAGTATGCGGAAGGCTTCAAACGGTACCTCCCTTATGTGGGGACGCAGTTTCCTTTGACAAAACGGTAAACGCAGCAACAAAAGGAGTGAAAATCGATGCGAGAAAGCATTCACAAATATTTCAAAGTAGGAACGATCCAGTGGATGAGCCACCCTGGGCGTGAGCTTCTGGAAAGCCTGAAGACGATCGCATGCGACGAATTTTTCGATGCGGTGGAAGTGTGCAAAGTCGGGGATGACGAGACGCGCGCGAAAGCGAAGGCGCTTTTGGAGCAGAGCCACCTGAAGGTGTGCTATGGAGCGCAGCCGCGGCTGCTGGGGCCGAAGCTGAACCCGAACGACCTGGACGAAGAGGGGCGCAAAAAGGCGGAGGCCACCCTGATTGAAGCGGTGGACGAAGCGGAATACCTGGGTGCGAAAGGCATCGCGTTCCTGGCGGGCAAATGGGAGGCGGCGCATAAGGAGGAAGCGTATGCGCAGCTTCTGAAAACGACCCGCGCGGTGTGCGATTACGCGGAGGCAAAAGGCATGATGGTGGAGCTCGAGGTATTCGATTACGACATGGACAAAGCTGCGCTGATCGGGCCGGCGCCGCTGGCGGCGCGGTTCGCGGCGGATATGCGGCTGACGCACAGCAACTTCGGCCTGATGGTGGACCTGAGCCATTTCCCGACCACCTACGAGACGAGCAAATTCGTGGTGCGCACGCTGCGGCCGTACATCACGCATTTCCACATAGGGAACGCGGTGGTGAAGGAAGGATGCCCGGCATACGGAGACAAGCATCCGCGGTTCGGATTCCCGAACAGCGCGAACGACACGGAGGAGCTGGTGGATTTCTTCACGGTGCTGAAGGAAGAAGGCTTCTTCAACCCGGCCGACCCGTATGTGCTGTCGTTTGAGGTGTCGCCGTTTGGGGACGAGGACGCGGATATCATCCTTGCGAACACGAAGCGTGTGATCAACCGCGCGTGGGCAATGGTGGAAGACTGAGGCGTTTGCCGGATAAGGAGGAACTTTTATGAAAATCGTGATATTGGACGGCTACACCGAGAATCCGGGCGACCTTTCATGGGGGGAACTGGAAGCGCTCGGAGAACTGACGGTCTATGACCGGACGCCGGCGGAGAAGATCGCGGAGCGGATTGGGGACGCGGACGCGGTTTACACGAACAAAACCCCGATCAGCCGGGAGACGCTGGAGAAATGCCCGCATGTGAAGTTCATCGGGGTGCTGGCGACCGGCTACAACATCGTGGATGTTGGGGCGGCGAAAGAACGCGGGATACCGGTGTGCAACATCCCGACCTACGGGACCGACGCGGTGGGACAGTTCGCGATCGCGCTGCTTCTGGAAATCTGCCATCACATCGGGCACCACAACAAGGCGGTGCACGAGGGCAGATGGGAGCATAACGACGACTGGTGCTTCTGGGATTACCCGCTGATCGAGCTTGCGGGCAAAACGATGGGGATCATCGGGTTTGGGCGGATCGGTCAGGCGACGGGGCGGATCGCGAAGGCGCTGGGGATGAAGGTGATCGCGTACGATTCGTATCCGAATGAGAGCGGAAAAGCGCTGGCGGAATATGTGGATCTGGAAACGGTGCTGAAAACCTCGGATGTGATCGCGCTGCACTGCCCGCTGTTCCCGGAGACGCAGGGGATCATCAGCAGGGAAAACATCGCGAAGATGAAGGATGGGGTGATCATCCTGAACAACTCGCGGGGTCCGCTCATCGTGGAGCAGGACCTGGCGGACGCGTTAAACAGCGGGAAGGTTTACGCGGCGGGGCTGGATGTGGTATCGACCGAGCCGATCAAGGGGGACAACCCGCTTTTGGGGGCGAAGAACTGCATCATCACGCCGCACATCAGCTGGGCGCCCAAGGAGAGCCGCCAACGTCTGATGGATATCGCCGTCGACAACTTCCGGCAGTTCCTCGCGGGCAGACCGGTCAATGTTGTAAATCCGTAAAATTTCATTTCTTCCATGAAAAGCCCCGGTGCAAAGCACCGGGGCTTTTCTGCCGTTTCGGCGCATTTCTTTCGTGTAATCCTTGAATTTATGCCCAATAATCGATATAATATAAGGTATTGTACCAGCCTATTGGATTTGGAGGAAATAGAATGCGCAAGGAACTCGAAAAGGTCTACGACCCCAAGCAGGTTGAAGACCGAACCTATCAATTCTGGCTCGACGGGAACTATTTTCACGCCGAACGGGATCCCGATAAGGAGCCGTATACCATCGTCATCCCACCGCCAAACATCACCGGCCAGCTGCACATGGGACACGCACTCGACGAGACGCTGCAGGATATCCTGATCCGTTTTCGGCGGATGCAGGGCCGCGCCGCGCTCTGGCTGCCCGGCACCGACCACGCGTCGATCGCCACCGAGGCAAAAATCGTGGAGGCGATGCGTAAGGAAGGCCTCACCAAGGAGATGCTCGGCCGCGAAAAGTTTCTGGAGCGCGCATGGGAGTGGAAACGTGTATTCGGCGGCCGTATCATCGATCAGCTCAAGAAGCTCGGTTCCTCCTGTGACTGGGAGCGCGAACGCTTTACGCTGGACGAGGGCTGTTCCAAGGCGGTGCGCGAGGTTTTTGTGAATTTGTATAACAAGGGCCTCATCTACCGCGGCGAGCGGATCATCAACTGGTGCCCGCACTGCAAAACTTCAATCTCCGAAGCCGAAGTCAACTACTCCGAAAAGGACGGTTTCTTCTGGCATATCAACTACCCGATCGTCGGCACCGGAGAGGTGCTCGAAATTGCGACCACCCGACCGGAAACGATGCTCGGAGATACCGCCGTGGCGGTTCATCCGGACGACGAGCGCTACAAGCACCTGATTGGCAAGATGGTGTTGCTGCCGATCGTGAATAAAGAAATCCCGATTGTCGCGGACAGCTATGTCGAAATGGACTTCGGGACCGGCGTCGTGAAGATCACCCCGGCGCACGACCCGAACGACTTTGAGGTCGGCCTGCGCCACAACCTTCCGGTCATCAATGTGATGAACGAGGACGCCACCATCAACGAAAACGGCGGAAAATTTGCCGGCATGACCCGCGAAGAGTGCCGCAAGGCGATCATTGCGGAGCTGGAAGCGGGCGGTTACCTCAAAAGCGTCGAGCCTTACAAGCATAATGTCGGCGGCTGCTACCGCTGCGACACCACGATCGAGCCGCGGATCTCAAAACAGTGGTTCGTCAAGATGGAGCCCCTTGCGAAGCCCGCGAACGAAGCGGTGCGTTCCGGCAAAACCAAATTTGTCCCCGAACGCTTCGATAAAATCTACTTTAACTGGATGGATAACGTCAAGGACTGGTGCATTTCGCGTCAGCTCTGGTGGGGCCACCGGATTCCGGCCTGGTACTGCGACGACTGCGGGGAAATCACCGTGTCGAAAGAGGAACCGACCGCATGCGCCCACTGCGGCAGCGCGCATATCCATCAGGACCCCGACACGCTCGACACCTGGTTCTCTTCGGCGCTTTGGCCGTTCTCAACCCTGGGATGGCCGGACAATTCCGAGGATCTCAAATATTTTTACCCGACCAACACGTTGGTGACCGGCTACGACATCATCTTCTTCTGGGTCGCCCGCATGATCTTCTCGGGCATCGAGCACATGGGCGAAACGCCGTTCGACACGGTGCTGATCCATGGGCTTGTGCGCGACGCGCAGGGCCGCAAGATGAGCAAATCCCTTGGAAACGGCATCGATCCGCTCGAAGTCATCGACCAGTACGGCGCGGACGCGCTGCGCTTCACCCTTGCCACCGGCAACTCCCCGGGCAACGATATGCGCTTTTCGGACGAAAAGGTGAACGCCTCGCGCAACTTTGCCAACAAGCTCTGGAACGCTTCGCGGTTCATCCTGATGAACCTGTCCGACGCGGTCGAAAAGCCCGAACTGCCCGCCTCCCTCACGGTTGAGGACAAATGGGTGCTCAGCAAATATAACACCCTTGTCAAAGAGGTTACTGACAACCTCGACAAATTCGAGCTTGGCATGGCCGTCCAAAAGCTCTACGACTTCATCTGGGATATCTTCTGCGACTGGTATATCGAGCTTTGCAAGGCGCGGCTGGGCGCTGGCGGCGAAACGGCGCTGGCGGCGCAGCAGGTGCTGGTCTATGTCATGACGGGCATCCTCAAGCTTCTGCATCCGTTTATGCCGTTCATCACCGAGGAAATCTGGCAGGCGCTGCCGCATGAGGGCGAAAGCATCATGGTTTCGTCCTGGCCG from Anaerotruncus rubiinfantis includes the following:
- a CDS encoding valine--tRNA ligase yields the protein MRKELEKVYDPKQVEDRTYQFWLDGNYFHAERDPDKEPYTIVIPPPNITGQLHMGHALDETLQDILIRFRRMQGRAALWLPGTDHASIATEAKIVEAMRKEGLTKEMLGREKFLERAWEWKRVFGGRIIDQLKKLGSSCDWERERFTLDEGCSKAVREVFVNLYNKGLIYRGERIINWCPHCKTSISEAEVNYSEKDGFFWHINYPIVGTGEVLEIATTRPETMLGDTAVAVHPDDERYKHLIGKMVLLPIVNKEIPIVADSYVEMDFGTGVVKITPAHDPNDFEVGLRHNLPVINVMNEDATINENGGKFAGMTREECRKAIIAELEAGGYLKSVEPYKHNVGGCYRCDTTIEPRISKQWFVKMEPLAKPANEAVRSGKTKFVPERFDKIYFNWMDNVKDWCISRQLWWGHRIPAWYCDDCGEITVSKEEPTACAHCGSAHIHQDPDTLDTWFSSALWPFSTLGWPDNSEDLKYFYPTNTLVTGYDIIFFWVARMIFSGIEHMGETPFDTVLIHGLVRDAQGRKMSKSLGNGIDPLEVIDQYGADALRFTLATGNSPGNDMRFSDEKVNASRNFANKLWNASRFILMNLSDAVEKPELPASLTVEDKWVLSKYNTLVKEVTDNLDKFELGMAVQKLYDFIWDIFCDWYIELCKARLGAGGETALAAQQVLVYVMTGILKLLHPFMPFITEEIWQALPHEGESIMVSSWPVYDEALNFATEEAQFEMVMAAIRAIRNRRAEMNVPPSKKASIYIATDEPAVFEAGVPFFLRLASASEVKVAGSFEIPGAVQVITDAARIFIPMDELIDREKEIARLNAEKAKVEKEIAAVNGKLANQGFVAKAPAAVVDAERARLAKARERLAKIEESIAAFG